A window of Luteitalea sp. contains these coding sequences:
- a CDS encoding FtsX-like permease family protein, whose amino-acid sequence MLFVFRMTVRELRASWHRLLFFFLCVAIGVGAIAALRSVIQNVRGAIAREARTLTAGDLVVQSNQPLRPALGDRMDRLLDEAAVGGRSESIETATMVRPAEEAKAIARMIELAGVDAAFPLYGTVALADGRRYTHALVADHGALVRPELLVQLGVEVGEQIVIGRGTFEIRGVLRSEPGRRLGGFTLGPRVLIDRADFLTIDLLGRGSRARYLTRLRVPDESLASLESALRDLLRPALASVRSYRGTEDRIGDRLETSENYLSLVGFVMVVLGGVGVWSVTRVFVRQKLKSIAVLKCLGAGSAQVLAVYVTQVALLAVIGSACGVGMAALAVPFVPRSVVPDLQSISFGLTWGAALQAGGVGVLVSLLFALVPLLEVRRVKPLLLLRDEAARLSLASQTARSADTRLTPAGVAKAWRARLAGVDVTQAAVAAVVVAGLVGLAAWQAGSLRVGAAVSLGFVGVTLALGAAGSLLVRVVQPLASSTWFPLRHAVLAVSRPGNQTRVILLAVGVGTFFILGVRLVEVNLLRELALELRSDAPDMFLIDVQEDQVPGVEAFVRRWRLDGEIQLLPVLRARVVGIRGRRIEAESPEEVRERGGPSREYTVTYRDRLASNERVVAGEFWPVQRGALPEVSIEENVREDGLELGDVVRFDVVGRVVAARVTSVREVDWSDARNGGFMFVFRPGALEGAPHWYLGVLRAPGDALARARFQRDLITAFPNVSAVDVREVLHTLRQIVSNITLAVSVVGGLALASGLLILIGAVAMTKFQRLYEAAILKTLGASGRTVAAMLAVEYVTLGALAGTVGALGACILSWFVTEQVFDLPWRFLPAHVLGTILLVACGVGAVGIVASINVLRGRPLGVLRAE is encoded by the coding sequence ATGCTTTTCGTCTTCCGGATGACCGTTCGTGAGCTGCGGGCCTCCTGGCACCGACTGCTGTTCTTCTTTCTCTGCGTTGCGATTGGCGTGGGTGCCATTGCCGCACTGCGATCCGTGATTCAAAACGTGCGGGGCGCAATCGCGCGCGAGGCGCGCACGCTGACCGCTGGCGACTTGGTCGTGCAGTCGAACCAACCTCTCCGGCCGGCGCTCGGCGATCGCATGGATCGCTTGCTCGATGAGGCGGCGGTCGGCGGGCGGTCGGAGTCCATTGAGACCGCCACGATGGTGCGTCCCGCCGAGGAGGCGAAGGCCATCGCCCGCATGATCGAGCTCGCGGGTGTCGATGCGGCGTTTCCGCTTTACGGCACAGTAGCTCTTGCCGACGGCAGGCGCTACACGCACGCGCTCGTGGCCGATCACGGCGCCCTCGTGCGGCCGGAGCTGCTCGTGCAGCTCGGGGTCGAGGTCGGCGAGCAGATCGTGATTGGCCGTGGAACATTCGAGATCCGCGGCGTGCTGCGCTCAGAGCCGGGCCGCCGTCTTGGCGGCTTCACGTTGGGGCCGCGCGTGCTGATCGACCGCGCGGACTTCCTCACGATCGATCTGCTGGGGCGTGGCAGTCGCGCACGTTACCTCACGCGCCTGCGCGTTCCAGATGAGTCGTTGGCGTCACTGGAGAGCGCGCTTCGCGACCTGCTCAGGCCGGCGCTCGCGTCGGTCCGTTCATATCGCGGCACTGAGGATCGGATCGGCGATCGACTGGAGACCAGCGAGAACTACCTGAGCCTCGTGGGGTTCGTCATGGTGGTGCTCGGGGGCGTTGGCGTGTGGAGTGTCACGCGTGTGTTCGTGCGCCAGAAGCTCAAAAGCATCGCCGTGCTGAAGTGCCTTGGCGCGGGGAGCGCTCAAGTGCTGGCCGTGTATGTCACCCAGGTGGCATTGCTGGCGGTGATCGGAAGCGCGTGCGGCGTGGGCATGGCCGCTCTTGCCGTACCGTTCGTGCCTCGTAGCGTTGTTCCCGACCTGCAGTCCATTAGCTTCGGCCTGACGTGGGGGGCCGCGTTGCAAGCTGGCGGCGTGGGCGTCCTGGTCTCGCTGCTGTTCGCGCTCGTGCCGCTGCTGGAGGTGCGCCGTGTGAAACCGCTGCTACTCCTGCGCGATGAGGCGGCCCGGCTGTCGCTGGCGTCCCAGACGGCGCGGAGCGCGGACACGCGGCTGACGCCGGCTGGTGTGGCGAAGGCCTGGCGTGCGCGCCTGGCGGGCGTCGACGTTACGCAGGCCGCGGTTGCTGCTGTCGTCGTTGCCGGCTTGGTAGGGCTTGCCGCATGGCAAGCTGGATCGCTGCGCGTGGGTGCAGCCGTCTCGCTCGGATTCGTGGGCGTGACGCTGGCGTTGGGGGCGGCTGGCAGCCTGCTCGTCCGCGTGGTGCAGCCGTTGGCGTCGAGCACCTGGTTTCCACTGCGGCACGCCGTCCTCGCCGTCAGCCGTCCGGGCAACCAAACACGCGTGATCCTGCTCGCTGTCGGGGTCGGGACGTTCTTTATTCTCGGCGTGCGCCTGGTCGAGGTGAACCTGCTGCGCGAGCTGGCGCTGGAGCTGCGCAGCGACGCGCCGGACATGTTCCTGATCGATGTGCAGGAGGATCAGGTCCCTGGGGTGGAGGCGTTCGTGCGGCGCTGGCGGCTCGATGGCGAGATCCAGCTCCTCCCGGTGTTGCGCGCGCGTGTCGTCGGCATCCGCGGCCGCCGGATAGAGGCCGAGAGCCCGGAGGAGGTACGGGAGCGCGGCGGCCCGTCGCGTGAGTACACGGTGACGTATCGTGATCGCCTCGCGTCGAACGAACGCGTCGTCGCAGGGGAGTTCTGGCCAGTGCAGCGGGGCGCTTTGCCGGAAGTGTCTATCGAAGAGAACGTGCGGGAGGACGGTCTCGAGCTCGGAGATGTCGTCCGCTTCGACGTGGTGGGCCGTGTCGTTGCCGCACGCGTCACCAGCGTGCGGGAGGTCGATTGGAGCGATGCACGCAACGGCGGATTCATGTTCGTCTTCCGCCCTGGCGCCCTGGAAGGCGCGCCGCACTGGTATCTGGGCGTGCTGCGGGCTCCCGGGGACGCGCTTGCCCGCGCGAGGTTCCAGCGCGATCTCATCACGGCGTTTCCCAACGTGTCCGCCGTGGACGTTCGTGAGGTGCTGCACACACTGCGGCAGATCGTGTCGAACATCACGCTGGCCGTCTCCGTGGTCGGTGGCCTCGCGTTGGCGTCGGGGCTGCTGATTCTCATCGGTGCCGTTGCCATGACCAAGTTCCAGCGCCTCTACGAGGCGGCGATCCTCAAGACCCTTGGCGCGAGCGGACGCACGGTCGCCGCGATGCTCGCCGTGGAGTACGTGACGCTTGGGGCGCTCGCGGGGACGGTTGGCGCCCTGGGCGCCTGTATCCTGAGTTGGTTCGTCACCGAGCAGGTGTTCGACTTGCCGTGGCGCTTCCTCCCGGCCCACGTCTTGGGGACGATCCTCTTGGTGGCGTGCGGTGTGGGCGCGGTCGGCATCGTTGCGAGCATCAACGTGCTGCGCGGCCGGCCGCTCGGTGTGTTACGTGCCGAGTAG
- a CDS encoding ATP-binding cassette domain-containing protein — protein sequence MIELHNVSKTVTSGGRPLVILHPLDLVVPAGQTMAIVGPSGSGKSTLLGLMAGLDQPTTGDVWVDGTRITALSEDALARVRGEKIGFVFQFFHLMPSLTAVENVMVPIELRGRRDAAERARALLSEVGLDDRGHHYPSQLSGGEQQRVALARALANDPPILLADEPTGNLDTENGRHVIDLLFLVHARRDTTLVLVTHDVELAARADVRLNLRDGRIAEQPETERPVAVTGRTG from the coding sequence ATGATTGAGCTGCACAACGTTTCGAAGACGGTCACGAGCGGCGGCCGGCCGCTGGTGATCCTCCATCCCCTGGATCTCGTCGTGCCTGCAGGGCAAACGATGGCGATCGTCGGGCCATCCGGTAGTGGCAAGTCGACCTTGCTCGGTTTGATGGCCGGCCTCGACCAGCCGACGACCGGAGATGTGTGGGTGGACGGCACGCGGATCACCGCCTTGTCGGAAGATGCGCTGGCGCGCGTGCGCGGCGAAAAGATCGGCTTCGTGTTCCAGTTCTTTCACTTGATGCCGTCGCTCACCGCCGTGGAGAACGTCATGGTCCCAATTGAGCTCAGGGGCCGTCGGGACGCGGCCGAACGCGCGCGGGCGCTGTTGAGCGAGGTTGGTCTCGATGACCGCGGCCACCACTATCCGTCACAGCTGTCGGGAGGCGAACAGCAGCGCGTGGCGCTCGCACGTGCCCTCGCGAACGACCCGCCCATTCTGTTGGCTGATGAGCCGACCGGGAACCTCGATACCGAGAACGGCCGACACGTCATCGATCTCTTGTTCCTCGTCCACGCACGGCGCGATACGACGCTCGTGCTCGTGACGCACGATGTCGAGCTCGCCGCGCGTGCCGATGTCCGATTGAACTTGCGCGACGGTCGGATAGCGGAACAGCCGGAGACGGAGCGGCCGGTGGCGGTCACGGGACGGACAGGGTGA
- a CDS encoding arylesterase — protein MLADHLDPLGTCTRVSTSSKLGHNVRETMRISSRQTPRTLLTAAALLLVLTACTRGRSDPTNTDSALTSEPATSDARDTAPPQDGRPRIVVLGDSIAAGLGLGAHEAFPAVVQQQLDEAGYDFEVVAAGVSGDTSAGGLRRLDWVLEGDVRVLVLELGGNDGLRGLTVAQMKQNLGAIIERAQARDIDVLLCGMEAPPNFGVSYTAEFRRAFQDLARTPGVRLLPFVLEDVAGVPALNQADGIHPNAEGARRVAGNVWKVLEPLLAKSPPS, from the coding sequence ATGCTAGCAGATCACCTGGACCCATTGGGAACCTGCACTCGTGTTTCTACGTCTTCCAAGCTGGGTCACAATGTACGCGAGACGATGCGGATTAGCTCTCGACAGACTCCACGCACGCTGCTCACCGCCGCCGCGCTGCTGCTCGTCTTGACCGCCTGTACGCGCGGGCGGTCCGATCCCACCAATACCGATTCAGCCCTCACTTCCGAGCCGGCCACGTCAGATGCACGGGACACGGCGCCGCCACAGGATGGGCGCCCGCGCATTGTCGTGCTCGGCGACAGCATCGCGGCAGGCTTGGGCCTTGGGGCGCACGAAGCGTTTCCTGCGGTAGTGCAGCAACAGCTCGATGAGGCGGGATACGACTTCGAGGTGGTGGCGGCCGGCGTGTCCGGTGATACGTCGGCTGGTGGCTTGCGGCGCCTGGACTGGGTGCTGGAGGGCGACGTGCGCGTTCTCGTTCTCGAGCTTGGCGGCAACGACGGCTTGCGCGGCCTGACCGTGGCGCAGATGAAGCAGAATCTCGGCGCGATCATCGAGCGGGCCCAGGCGCGGGACATCGACGTGCTGCTGTGTGGGATGGAGGCGCCGCCCAACTTCGGCGTTTCCTATACCGCCGAGTTCCGCCGCGCATTTCAGGATCTCGCGCGCACACCGGGTGTGCGCTTGCTGCCGTTCGTGCTCGAGGACGTGGCCGGCGTGCCAGCGCTGAATCAGGCAGACGGCATCCACCCCAACGCCGAGGGAGCCAGACGCGTGGCTGGGAACGTCTGGAAGGTGCTGGAGCCGCTGCTTGCGAAGTCACCCCCATCATGA
- a CDS encoding DUF1080 domain-containing protein: MNRWLNVSSASCLVLVAAAGVLGAAQQGYEPTPGEIPPPAEAAPVVTPGEGTAAPSDAIVLFDGNDLSSWASEKGEGAPGWKVESGYMEVVKGAGGIATKQGFGDCQLHIEWATPAEVEGESQGRGNSGVFLQGRYEVQVLDAYQNETYFHGTAGSVYKQHAPLVNMARKPGEWQTYDIIFRAPEFDSSGAVTTPAYVTVLWNGVLVQDHVEVKGGTTHEGAPTYEAHDAELPLLLQDHGNPVRFRNIWVRKL; the protein is encoded by the coding sequence ATGAATCGATGGCTCAACGTCTCGTCAGCGTCTTGCCTCGTCCTGGTGGCCGCAGCAGGTGTCCTCGGCGCGGCCCAGCAAGGTTATGAGCCAACGCCGGGCGAGATTCCGCCACCGGCCGAGGCGGCGCCGGTTGTCACGCCAGGCGAAGGCACGGCAGCGCCCTCCGATGCCATCGTGTTGTTCGACGGCAACGATCTGTCGAGTTGGGCAAGCGAAAAGGGAGAAGGGGCGCCAGGCTGGAAGGTCGAGAGCGGCTACATGGAGGTGGTCAAAGGCGCCGGCGGCATCGCCACCAAACAAGGTTTCGGCGACTGCCAACTCCACATCGAATGGGCGACGCCCGCTGAAGTCGAAGGCGAGAGCCAGGGGCGCGGGAACAGCGGCGTGTTCCTGCAGGGGCGCTACGAGGTGCAAGTCCTCGACGCCTATCAGAACGAGACGTACTTCCATGGCACGGCGGGATCGGTCTACAAACAACACGCACCGCTCGTGAACATGGCGCGAAAGCCGGGTGAATGGCAGACCTACGACATCATCTTTCGCGCGCCCGAGTTTGACAGCAGCGGTGCGGTCACGACGCCCGCCTACGTCACCGTGCTGTGGAACGGTGTGCTCGTGCAGGACCACGTAGAAGTCAAAGGCGGCACAACTCACGAGGGGGCACCGACATACGAGGCACACGACGCGGAGCTGCCCTTGCTACTGCAGGACCATGGGAACCCTGTGCGCTTCCGTAACATCTGGGTCCGCAAGCTTTAG
- a CDS encoding histidine ammonia-lyase has translation MTSSPPTSHDVVTLDGGRLTIDEIERVARRGASVRLGGTAASRVRTSRQRVEAVLPSERVLYGINTGFGSLSRERIPHRELRALQHNLVRSHAAGVGRALPESLVRATMLILAASLCRGYSGVRFELVERLVTLLNGRVTPIVPSIGSVGASGDLAPLAHIALVLIGEGRATRDGKAADATQVHAELSITPLQLEAKEGLALVNGTHLMAADAALLCADAERLFDAALIANAMSNDAAKATDAFLDPRVYEVRAQAGPSAIAASLRSCLEGSTIVESHRTNDPRVQDPYSFRCSPLVLGAALDAFLYVRSRVRDELAAVTDNPLVFPDDGVVSAGSFHGMPVALPLDVMGLLLTHVAGIAQQRVFALLAARDPESGLVPHLSPKPGLCSGLMLAQYTAAACCNELVGLAAPATVANLQTSAGIEDYNSFGPRAGAKARRALELTRWVVAIELLCAAQALELHRPLRSGEAVERAWQAVRTVVSPLTTDRPLGTDIEALARLVEEDVFALGEASPLRSGT, from the coding sequence GTGACGAGCTCACCACCCACGTCCCACGACGTCGTGACGCTCGATGGCGGCCGATTGACCATCGACGAGATCGAGCGTGTCGCGCGCCGTGGTGCTTCTGTCCGTCTGGGCGGGACGGCAGCGTCGCGCGTGCGCACCTCACGCCAGCGTGTCGAGGCCGTCCTTCCATCGGAGCGGGTCCTTTACGGAATCAATACCGGCTTTGGTTCCCTCTCACGTGAGCGGATCCCGCACCGCGAGCTGCGCGCGCTGCAGCACAATCTCGTACGGTCGCACGCTGCGGGTGTCGGGCGGGCGCTTCCGGAATCGCTTGTGCGCGCCACGATGCTGATCCTGGCGGCTTCGCTCTGCCGTGGGTATTCTGGCGTTCGCTTCGAGCTAGTCGAGCGCCTTGTCACGCTCCTCAATGGACGCGTGACCCCCATCGTCCCGAGCATCGGCTCGGTTGGTGCCTCTGGAGATCTCGCGCCGCTGGCGCACATCGCGCTGGTGCTCATTGGCGAGGGTCGAGCCACACGCGACGGCAAGGCTGCGGACGCGACGCAGGTGCACGCAGAGCTGAGCATCACGCCCCTCCAGCTCGAAGCCAAAGAGGGTCTCGCGCTCGTCAATGGCACGCATCTGATGGCGGCCGACGCGGCGCTGCTCTGTGCCGACGCCGAGCGGCTGTTCGATGCCGCGCTGATTGCCAATGCGATGTCGAACGACGCAGCAAAGGCCACCGATGCGTTCCTGGATCCGCGTGTCTACGAGGTGCGCGCCCAGGCCGGACCCAGCGCCATTGCGGCCTCGCTCAGATCTTGTCTCGAAGGCTCGACGATCGTCGAATCGCACCGGACCAACGACCCGCGCGTTCAGGATCCATACTCGTTCAGATGTTCCCCGCTGGTGCTCGGGGCGGCCCTGGACGCGTTTCTCTACGTGCGCAGTCGTGTTCGCGACGAGCTCGCCGCCGTGACGGACAATCCGCTCGTCTTTCCGGATGATGGCGTCGTCTCGGCCGGAAGCTTCCACGGCATGCCAGTGGCGCTGCCCCTCGATGTCATGGGCCTGCTGCTCACTCATGTTGCTGGCATCGCCCAACAGCGCGTCTTCGCGCTGCTGGCGGCCCGCGACCCGGAGAGCGGGCTCGTGCCACATCTCAGCCCGAAGCCCGGCCTCTGCTCTGGCCTGATGCTGGCGCAATACACGGCCGCCGCCTGCTGCAACGAGCTCGTCGGCCTGGCGGCGCCAGCCACCGTCGCGAACCTCCAGACGAGCGCCGGCATCGAGGACTACAACTCCTTTGGGCCGCGTGCGGGCGCGAAGGCGCGTCGCGCCCTGGAGCTCACTCGCTGGGTCGTCGCCATCGAGCTCCTCTGTGCCGCCCAGGCGCTGGAGCTCCATCGGCCGCTGCGCTCGGGAGAGGCCGTGGAGCGCGCGTGGCAGGCCGTCCGGACGGTCGTGTCGCCGCTGACAACTGATCGCCCCCTGGGAACAGATATCGAAGCCCTGGCACGACTGGTCGAGGAGGACGTCTTCGCGCTCGGAGAGGCATCACCGTTACGATCAGGGACTTAG
- a CDS encoding imidazolonepropionase — MPILVNIATLATCQARGGQDSIGAIDNAALVWASERIRWVGRAADLPPEFAGETRVDAKGRLVIPGLVDCHTHLAFAGSRAREIAARLAGASYIDIARAGGGIQRTVDDTRAASGADLAAHARAHLWAMAALGVTTVECKSGYGLDVDTELRLLDVYRQLSAEGPLRLVPTCLAAHVVPRESRHDRPAYVRLITDRLLPVVAERGLAQFCDAFVEDSAFTVDEARTVLTCARTLGLGAKLHADQLSDGGGAVLAAEIGAVSADHLEHVSAEGIAKLAVAGVTAVSLPLAALYLRQHPAPARQLIEAGVPVAVATDFNPGTAPTHHLPLALLLACTMQHMTADEALKGATLFAARAIGLEQEIGSLEEGKSADFAIIDAPDHLEWLYHFRPNACLATYVRGRCVFGGTSPLG; from the coding sequence ATGCCCATACTCGTCAACATCGCGACACTCGCTACCTGCCAAGCGCGGGGCGGTCAGGATTCTATTGGCGCTATCGACAATGCCGCGCTGGTGTGGGCCAGCGAGAGGATTCGTTGGGTCGGACGTGCGGCGGATCTGCCGCCTGAGTTCGCCGGTGAGACACGCGTCGACGCGAAGGGTCGGCTCGTGATACCGGGTCTCGTGGACTGCCACACGCACCTGGCGTTCGCCGGCTCGAGAGCGCGAGAGATTGCGGCGCGGCTGGCTGGCGCCTCCTACATAGATATTGCCCGCGCGGGCGGTGGCATCCAAAGGACGGTGGACGACACACGGGCCGCATCGGGCGCCGACCTCGCCGCGCATGCTCGTGCGCACCTCTGGGCCATGGCGGCACTCGGCGTGACCACCGTCGAGTGCAAGAGCGGGTACGGCTTGGACGTCGACACCGAGCTCCGGCTGCTCGACGTCTACCGCCAATTAAGCGCCGAGGGGCCACTGCGGCTGGTGCCGACATGTCTGGCGGCGCACGTCGTGCCCCGCGAGTCTCGCCACGACCGTCCGGCCTACGTGCGCCTCATCACCGACAGGCTCCTCCCCGTGGTTGCCGAGCGCGGCCTCGCCCAGTTCTGCGACGCCTTCGTCGAAGACTCCGCCTTTACCGTTGATGAAGCGCGCACGGTTCTGACATGTGCCCGCACGCTCGGTCTCGGCGCGAAGCTGCACGCAGATCAGCTCTCGGACGGTGGCGGCGCCGTACTGGCCGCGGAGATCGGAGCGGTCTCGGCCGATCACCTCGAGCACGTCTCGGCGGAAGGCATCGCGAAGCTGGCGGTGGCGGGCGTGACGGCCGTCAGTCTTCCACTGGCTGCACTCTACCTCCGGCAGCATCCCGCGCCAGCACGGCAGCTGATCGAAGCTGGCGTACCCGTTGCGGTTGCGACCGACTTCAATCCCGGAACGGCACCGACCCATCATCTACCTCTTGCTCTGCTGCTGGCCTGCACCATGCAGCACATGACGGCTGACGAAGCGCTGAAGGGCGCAACGCTCTTCGCGGCACGGGCGATAGGCCTGGAACAGGAGATCGGATCTCTCGAAGAGGGCAAGTCCGCGGATTTCGCGATCATCGACGCGCCCGACCACCTCGAGTGGCTCTATCATTTCCGGCCGAATGCTTGTCTCGCGACCTATGTCCGCGGCCGGTGCGTGTTCGGTGGAACGTCGCCCCTGGGCTGA
- a CDS encoding PIN domain-containing protein → MAERHPRGVLDTSVVIDLVDIPDEKLPVSATISAITLAELSQGVHLTHDPRERATRAERLQSMEAAHPSPLSFDADAARRYGRLVALTLAAGRSAKPRRIDLMIAATASVNGLPLFTRNSDDFEGLESALTVVLV, encoded by the coding sequence ATGGCTGAGCGTCATCCACGAGGCGTGCTCGACACGTCGGTAGTCATTGATCTGGTCGACATCCCGGACGAGAAGCTGCCGGTTAGCGCGACAATCAGTGCCATCACGCTTGCAGAGCTGTCACAAGGCGTCCATCTAACACACGATCCGCGGGAACGCGCGACACGAGCAGAGCGACTCCAGAGTATGGAGGCGGCACACCCATCTCCGCTATCCTTCGATGCGGATGCCGCGCGCCGTTACGGCAGGCTGGTGGCGCTGACCCTGGCGGCCGGCCGCAGTGCGAAACCGCGCCGCATCGATCTCATGATTGCCGCCACGGCGTCAGTCAATGGCCTGCCGTTGTTCACCCGCAATTCGGATGATTTCGAAGGGCTCGAGTCCGCCCTTACGGTCGTGCTCGTCTGA
- a CDS encoding PhdYeFM domain-containing protein → MRTISQRELRNGSAAVMDAVEAGETFRVTRNGVEVAELRPLPAEVFTLVTQLKRALAGLPTGSYLKMRAEADAFFRDDDRLDG, encoded by the coding sequence ATGAGGACGATTAGTCAGCGAGAGCTACGCAACGGCAGCGCAGCCGTCATGGATGCCGTTGAGGCGGGCGAGACCTTCCGCGTTACACGTAATGGCGTTGAGGTCGCTGAGCTTCGTCCATTGCCGGCCGAGGTCTTCACGCTCGTCACTCAGCTCAAGCGCGCGCTCGCCGGGCTGCCAACTGGGAGCTATCTCAAGATGAGGGCTGAGGCAGATGCGTTCTTCCGAGACGACGATCGACTCGATGGCTGA
- a CDS encoding kynureninase: MTYRSDNRLARHYSRFRVSERLLLTGHSHQAWPDVGFEAQQRAWLDAADLVDEKWPRAEEQASRVREGFRRLLGDSNGELALGQNTHELVTRLLSALPLGERPRLVTTDGEFHSIRRQLDRLEEAGLEILRIPARPAETVAERMAAAVDDRTACALVSSVFYETAEIVPHLDAVATACTCHGAVLFVDAYHHLNAVPFDIGEMRLDEAFVTGGGYKYCQLGEGNAFLRIPPHCRLRPVLTGWFSEFGDRDERAVLGWVRYGAGAATFAGATYDPTSQYRAAAVFDFHAEMRLTPALLREISLHQVGLLQTAFEGLDVDPGIAHVEPIPAERRAGFLALRSPQARRLAEALRARGVLTDARGDLLRLGPAPYLSDDQLREAIARLGEVLSL; encoded by the coding sequence ATGACCTACAGGTCCGACAACCGACTGGCGCGCCACTATTCGCGCTTCCGTGTCAGCGAGCGGCTGCTGCTCACAGGCCATTCTCATCAAGCCTGGCCGGACGTGGGCTTCGAGGCTCAGCAACGTGCCTGGCTCGACGCCGCCGACCTCGTGGACGAGAAGTGGCCAAGGGCAGAGGAGCAAGCCTCGCGTGTCAGAGAAGGTTTCAGGCGCCTGCTTGGTGATAGCAACGGCGAGCTCGCGCTCGGTCAGAACACCCATGAGCTCGTCACGCGGCTGCTCTCTGCGCTCCCGCTTGGGGAACGGCCGCGTCTTGTGACCACCGATGGTGAGTTTCACAGCATACGGAGGCAGCTCGATCGATTGGAGGAGGCGGGCCTTGAGATCCTGCGGATCCCGGCTCGACCAGCCGAAACGGTCGCCGAGCGGATGGCCGCTGCAGTCGACGATCGCACGGCCTGCGCGCTGGTCTCGTCGGTGTTCTACGAGACCGCCGAAATCGTGCCGCACCTGGACGCGGTTGCGACGGCGTGCACGTGCCACGGCGCGGTCCTGTTCGTCGACGCGTACCATCATTTGAACGCCGTTCCCTTCGATATCGGTGAGATGCGCCTCGACGAGGCGTTCGTCACCGGTGGCGGTTACAAGTACTGCCAGCTCGGGGAAGGCAACGCGTTCCTCCGCATCCCACCTCACTGCCGCCTGCGACCCGTGCTCACCGGTTGGTTCAGCGAGTTCGGAGATCGGGATGAGCGCGCGGTGTTGGGCTGGGTTCGATATGGAGCAGGCGCGGCAACGTTTGCGGGCGCGACCTACGATCCGACCTCACAGTATCGGGCCGCGGCGGTCTTCGACTTCCACGCTGAGATGAGGCTGACACCGGCGCTCCTGCGCGAGATCAGCCTGCATCAGGTCGGCCTGCTGCAGACCGCATTCGAAGGGCTAGATGTCGATCCCGGCATCGCCCACGTCGAACCGATCCCCGCTGAGCGCCGAGCCGGCTTTCTCGCGCTGCGTTCACCTCAGGCTCGCCGTCTGGCCGAAGCGCTGCGTGCACGAGGGGTGCTCACAGACGCGCGCGGCGACCTCTTGCGGCTGGGCCCGGCGCCGTATCTCTCTGACGATCAACTCCGCGAAGCGATCGCCCGCCTGGGTGAAGTGCTTTCTCTATAG
- a CDS encoding tryptophan 2,3-dioxygenase, with protein sequence MTNEPPDASQPKAVTYSSYLRVDELLSLQQPRSAGPEHDELLFIVIHQVYELWFKELLHELDYVERLLEKGESSRAQHTLKRILTILKVLVVQLDILETMTPLEFLSFRARLEAASGFQSDQFRQLEFALGLKSAEIVRRFPEGSRGRIALERRYHQTTLWDAFLRYLAREGYPVPADQVHRDVTTGIEPSSEIQHLLVDVYRGDPKNAELCERLVDLDEGIQEWRYRHVKMVERTIGGKRGTGGSGGATYLRETVGRPLFPDLWAIRSQL encoded by the coding sequence ATGACGAACGAGCCTCCAGACGCGAGCCAACCGAAGGCTGTCACGTATTCCAGCTATCTGCGCGTTGACGAGCTGCTCTCGCTCCAGCAACCGCGATCTGCAGGACCCGAGCATGACGAGTTGCTGTTCATCGTCATTCACCAGGTCTACGAGCTATGGTTCAAGGAGCTGTTACACGAGCTCGATTACGTGGAGCGTCTGCTCGAGAAGGGCGAGTCGTCTCGGGCACAGCACACGCTGAAGCGGATCCTGACGATCCTCAAAGTGCTCGTCGTGCAACTCGACATTCTCGAGACAATGACGCCGCTCGAGTTCTTGTCATTCCGCGCGCGCCTGGAGGCCGCGAGCGGCTTCCAATCCGATCAATTTCGCCAGCTCGAGTTCGCGCTGGGTCTGAAGTCGGCGGAGATCGTGCGGCGATTTCCGGAAGGCAGTCGCGGCCGGATCGCTCTCGAGCGTCGCTATCATCAGACTACACTGTGGGACGCCTTCCTTCGGTATCTCGCGCGAGAGGGATACCCGGTACCTGCGGACCAAGTGCACCGCGACGTCACAACTGGCATCGAGCCCTCGAGCGAGATTCAACACCTGCTGGTTGATGTCTACCGAGGCGACCCGAAGAACGCCGAGCTGTGTGAGCGACTCGTCGATCTCGATGAGGGCATTCAGGAGTGGCGGTATCGACACGTGAAGATGGTCGAGCGCACGATCGGGGGCAAACGCGGGACTGGCGGGTCTGGAGGCGCGACGTATCTGCGCGAGACAGTCGGACGACCGCTGTTCCCCGATCTCTGGGCCATCCGCAGTCAACTCTGA